From a single Asticcacaulis sp. MM231 genomic region:
- a CDS encoding lipopolysaccharide biosynthesis protein → MFLRGLWGYLPANILQGLIGFATLMVFTRVLSPEDYGRYALAFGISSLAQTVFFTWIEAAMARFYPSESRTDATAPELYGTVYRLFAMVAVVFTLICALGLWLWPLHGALKMAMGLSLGCVIFRSLIKLVQEQRRSEGRVGAASILDMIQTAGGFGLGAMCATLGLGGASPIVGGGLIALICLPFVAREDWGRALKGRFSAEKAKTYVHYGFPVSASLILTLALYTVDRFLIAWFLNDTEAGAYHAGFSLASRILDVLFIWFGAAGGPAMVHALEHDDVDGLKQVAALQLRTMAFVLFPAVGGLIMVAPSLGTLLIGEGLRQQALLVTPLISLGALFSGLNTYYFLQAFTLAKRTLLLIVAMAIPAVSNVALNVLLIPVMGLMGAALASCISFGLGLIGSWLLGLRALALPVHVADLARPLLAVGVMMGAVALLPTFGLPIVDLVIRGTTGVLVYGALAIALNLNNIRAPAQKIVNRLRDKVFA, encoded by the coding sequence ATGTTCCTTAGAGGCCTCTGGGGCTACCTGCCCGCCAATATCCTGCAAGGCCTGATCGGGTTCGCCACCCTGATGGTGTTCACGCGCGTGCTTTCGCCTGAAGACTACGGCCGCTACGCCCTGGCCTTCGGCATATCCAGCCTGGCGCAAACCGTCTTCTTCACCTGGATCGAAGCCGCCATGGCGCGCTTCTATCCGTCGGAATCGCGCACCGACGCCACCGCCCCCGAACTTTACGGCACGGTCTACCGCCTGTTCGCCATGGTCGCGGTCGTCTTCACCCTCATCTGCGCGCTTGGCCTGTGGCTATGGCCGCTGCATGGCGCGCTGAAAATGGCCATGGGGCTTAGCCTCGGCTGCGTCATCTTCCGTTCGCTGATCAAGCTAGTGCAGGAACAGCGCCGTTCCGAAGGCCGCGTCGGCGCCGCCTCTATCCTCGACATGATCCAGACCGCCGGCGGCTTTGGCCTCGGCGCTATGTGCGCCACGCTTGGCCTTGGCGGCGCCTCCCCCATCGTCGGTGGCGGCCTGATCGCCCTGATTTGCCTGCCCTTCGTCGCCCGCGAAGACTGGGGCCGCGCCCTGAAAGGCCGCTTCAGCGCTGAAAAGGCCAAGACTTACGTCCATTACGGCTTCCCAGTCTCGGCCAGCCTGATCCTGACGCTGGCGCTCTATACGGTTGATCGCTTCCTCATCGCCTGGTTCCTCAATGACACCGAGGCCGGCGCCTACCATGCCGGCTTCTCGCTCGCCTCGCGCATCCTCGACGTCCTGTTCATCTGGTTCGGTGCCGCCGGCGGCCCGGCCATGGTCCACGCCCTCGAACACGACGATGTGGACGGTCTGAAACAGGTCGCGGCCCTGCAATTGCGCACCATGGCCTTCGTCCTGTTCCCCGCAGTGGGCGGGCTGATCATGGTGGCGCCTTCGCTCGGCACGCTTCTTATCGGCGAAGGCCTGCGCCAGCAGGCGCTTCTGGTCACCCCGCTGATCAGCCTCGGCGCGCTGTTTTCCGGCCTCAATACCTACTATTTCCTGCAGGCCTTCACGCTCGCCAAGCGCACCCTCCTGCTCATCGTCGCCATGGCCATTCCGGCCGTCAGCAATGTGGCGCTCAATGTCCTTTTAATCCCGGTCATGGGCCTGATGGGCGCGGCGCTCGCCTCCTGCATCAGCTTTGGGCTGGGCCTGATCGGCTCGTGGCTGCTCGGCCTGCGCGCTCTGGCCCTGCCGGTTCATGTGGCCGATCTGGCCCGCCCCCTGCTGGCCGTCGGCGTCATGATGGGCGCGGTCGCCCTGCTGCCGACCTTTGGTCTGCCGATCGTCGATCTGGTGATCAGGGGCACGACCGGCGTCCTTGTGTATGGCGCCCTGGCTATCGCCCTTAATCTCAACAATATCCGCGCGCCCGCGCAGAAGATCGTCAACCGCCTGCGTGACAAGGTGTTCGCATGA
- a CDS encoding exopolysaccharide biosynthesis polyprenyl glycosylphosphotransferase has protein sequence MNAALPLTTLDDATATDILPGDPRNRRGPFRPEKLVSARERRSGDMFVRLFRTIDFLALVFLAVTCARVVAPHGFFTSPLGNILPFIAATLGIYWALYVCGLYRFGRNARISVHLVKLTLIFGAGYLLADVLADFSINDYAVTAAVRFWTGISLIYFMIQHLLWWRVVERWRRQGKLIPSIVIVGATKYAEKLIEAALAERHVNILGIFDDRLARNPHALVGVPVLGDVQSLLGHKITPYVDQIVVALDTSAKARVKTIIEKLRSLPNEVSLFVDMDNDNAAKAAWARVADIPLARVSGVSEDERKAMLKRGEDLLIGTLAFLIFAPLMLVVALLIKLDSPGPVFFRQRRHGFNNEVILVWKFRSMYTHMTDHTAQQQVTKGDPRVTPVGRFIRKTSIDELPQLFNVLKGEMSLVGPRPHAIGMRTGPDESARLVAEYAWRHRMKPGVTGWAAIKGSRGPLDNADDVRRRIGLDVEYIERHSIWFDLYIMAMTIPCLLGDAKTVR, from the coding sequence ATGAACGCCGCCCTCCCCCTCACCACGCTCGATGATGCGACCGCGACAGACATCCTGCCGGGTGATCCGCGCAATCGCCGCGGCCCGTTCCGGCCGGAGAAGCTGGTCTCCGCCAGAGAACGGCGCAGCGGTGACATGTTTGTGCGCCTCTTCCGCACCATAGATTTCCTCGCCCTGGTTTTCCTGGCTGTCACCTGCGCCCGCGTCGTGGCGCCGCATGGCTTTTTCACCAGCCCGCTCGGCAATATCCTGCCCTTTATCGCCGCCACACTCGGCATCTACTGGGCCCTTTATGTCTGCGGACTTTACCGCTTTGGCCGCAATGCGCGCATATCGGTTCATCTGGTCAAGCTGACCCTGATCTTCGGCGCCGGCTATCTCCTGGCCGATGTCCTGGCTGATTTTTCCATCAATGACTACGCCGTCACCGCCGCCGTTCGCTTCTGGACGGGCATCAGCCTGATCTATTTCATGATCCAGCACCTGTTGTGGTGGCGTGTGGTCGAACGCTGGCGTCGCCAGGGCAAGCTCATCCCCAGCATCGTCATCGTTGGCGCCACCAAATATGCCGAAAAGCTGATCGAAGCCGCCCTCGCCGAGCGCCACGTCAACATTCTGGGCATCTTCGACGATCGTCTGGCGCGCAATCCGCACGCCCTTGTCGGCGTGCCTGTGCTGGGCGATGTCCAGTCGCTTCTGGGCCACAAGATCACCCCCTATGTCGATCAGATCGTGGTGGCCCTCGACACCTCCGCCAAGGCGCGGGTCAAGACCATCATCGAGAAGCTGCGCAGCCTGCCCAATGAGGTGTCGCTGTTCGTCGACATGGACAATGACAACGCCGCCAAGGCCGCCTGGGCGCGCGTCGCCGATATTCCGCTGGCCCGCGTCTCCGGCGTGTCGGAAGACGAGCGCAAGGCCATGCTGAAACGCGGCGAAGACCTGCTCATCGGCACCCTCGCCTTCCTCATCTTCGCGCCGCTCATGCTGGTCGTCGCCCTGTTGATCAAGCTTGACAGCCCCGGCCCCGTCTTCTTCCGCCAGCGCCGCCATGGCTTCAACAACGAAGTCATTCTGGTGTGGAAGTTCCGCTCGATGTACACCCACATGACCGACCACACCGCTCAGCAGCAGGTGACGAAGGGCGATCCACGCGTCACGCCGGTCGGCCGCTTTATCCGCAAGACCAGCATCGACGAACTACCGCAACTGTTCAACGTGCTGAAAGGCGAGATGTCGCTGGTGGGGCCGCGTCCGCACGCCATCGGTATGCGCACCGGCCCGGATGAGTCCGCGCGTCTGGTGGCCGAATATGCCTGGCGCCACCGCATGAAGCCGGGCGTCACCGGCTGGGCCGCCATCAAGGGGTCGCGCGGTCCGCTCGATAATGCCGATGATGTGCGCCGCCGCATCGGGCTTGATGTCGAATATATCGAGCGCCATTCGATCTGGTTTGATCTCTACATCATGGCCATGACCATTCCCTGCCTGCTCGGCGATGCGAAGACGGTCCGCTGA
- a CDS encoding Arm DNA-binding domain-containing protein, which translates to MANRTAKTLTTKGVAALSKPGRHPDGDGLYLKISPTGGKAWIFLFRMPGMRKEMGLGGITDVTLAEARELADIARKMVRSGKNPIIERKLGNRTVADTPTFRVFAEAYVKSIESQWKNAKHRAQWKMTLEVYAAPLHDKLLCDIDTNDIHHVLTRDNLWNTKSETASPHQGAY; encoded by the coding sequence ATGGCAAATCGTACTGCAAAGACGCTCACGACGAAGGGGGTAGCGGCGCTTTCCAAGCCCGGCAGGCACCCTGATGGCGACGGGCTTTATCTGAAAATATCGCCAACAGGCGGAAAGGCGTGGATATTTCTTTTCAGGATGCCTGGGATGCGAAAAGAAATGGGCCTTGGTGGGATCACCGATGTCACCTTAGCCGAAGCCCGGGAACTGGCCGACATAGCGCGGAAAATGGTCAGGAGTGGGAAAAACCCGATCATCGAGCGCAAACTCGGTAATCGCACGGTAGCGGATACGCCGACCTTCAGGGTTTTTGCGGAGGCATACGTTAAGTCAATTGAAAGCCAGTGGAAAAACGCGAAGCACAGAGCACAATGGAAAATGACACTTGAGGTGTATGCCGCCCCCCTTCATGACAAACTGCTATGTGACATAGACACCAATGACATCCATCACGTCCTCACCAGGGACAATCTGTGGAATACCAAGTCTGAAACGGCCAGCCCGCATCAGGGGGCGTATTGA
- a CDS encoding SDR family oxidoreductase — protein sequence MIDRKFTFDLMRTVLKRRMSTWQSVALEVAHIGIRVNSIHRGLIDTNMTRNVQPEMLQIPMGRSAKPDEVAKMMLFLASDEASYSTGAEFVIAGGSTMGVPRH from the coding sequence TTGATTGACCGCAAGTTCACTTTTGATCTGATGCGAACGGTTCTGAAAAGGAGGATGTCGACATGGCAATCCGTTGCTCTCGAAGTCGCGCATATCGGTATTCGCGTGAATTCAATTCACCGGGGCTTGATCGACACCAATATGACCAGGAACGTCCAGCCTGAAATGCTGCAAATTCCGATGGGGCGCAGTGCAAAGCCAGACGAGGTTGCCAAAATGATGCTCTTTTTGGCGAGCGACGAGGCCAGCTATTCTACGGGCGCGGAATTCGTCATCGCCGGTGGCTCAACGATGGGCGTCCCACGCCATTGA
- a CDS encoding DUF5694 domain-containing protein, with protein MIRKFTGSTQSCLAIAISLLLVATSSQAQTYQPSFHPEALKGPPVGARNEVLVLGTTHLSNMPKTFDPETLSPLLDRLAAWHPTAIATEDLSGLQCDSLRRYPARYADTVKTYCPDPTLAGNATGLDVPAANAEAERLLASWPKAPTSMQRRHLAAVFLAAGERGSALVQWLRLEAAERHPGDGLNEDLVTALDKLKDRRNETSLISAALAARLGLERLWSVDDHSADTPDPADPLEAKAFNDAITQAWSNAATQARQADNGRLQEGLAKSDGVLDMYRSFNAPEAAMQIYQSDFGAAFMEPSPQGFGRKYLGYWETRNLRMVSNIRDVLGQYPGTRLLAIVGASHKGYYEAYLNQMHDVNLVDAIAVLK; from the coding sequence ATGATCCGTAAGTTCACCGGTTCCACGCAATCCTGTCTTGCCATAGCGATAAGTCTGTTGCTTGTCGCGACGTCCTCTCAGGCGCAGACGTACCAACCGTCATTTCACCCGGAGGCCTTGAAAGGCCCGCCCGTCGGAGCCCGCAACGAAGTGCTGGTCCTCGGCACGACGCATCTCTCCAATATGCCCAAAACCTTTGATCCTGAGACGCTGTCGCCGCTTCTGGATCGCCTGGCGGCATGGCATCCGACCGCCATCGCTACTGAAGACCTGTCTGGCCTTCAGTGTGACAGTCTGCGCCGCTATCCCGCGCGCTATGCCGATACCGTCAAGACCTATTGTCCCGACCCTACGCTTGCCGGAAACGCCACGGGGCTTGACGTTCCGGCCGCCAATGCCGAGGCTGAGCGTTTGCTGGCCAGTTGGCCGAAGGCGCCAACATCGATGCAGCGACGGCATCTGGCGGCGGTTTTTCTGGCTGCGGGTGAGCGTGGCTCCGCCTTGGTACAATGGCTACGGCTGGAGGCTGCGGAGCGTCACCCCGGCGATGGCCTGAATGAGGACCTTGTCACCGCATTGGATAAGCTGAAGGATCGTCGTAATGAGACCAGTCTGATCTCCGCCGCGCTTGCCGCGCGACTGGGGTTGGAGCGTCTTTGGAGTGTGGACGACCATTCGGCCGACACGCCGGACCCTGCCGATCCCTTAGAGGCGAAAGCTTTTAACGATGCAATTACGCAGGCGTGGAGCAATGCGGCCACGCAAGCGCGACAGGCCGATAATGGCCGCTTGCAGGAAGGCCTGGCGAAGTCGGACGGTGTCCTTGATATGTACAGGTCTTTTAACGCGCCGGAGGCGGCGATGCAGATCTATCAATCCGACTTTGGCGCGGCGTTTATGGAGCCGTCGCCACAGGGGTTCGGGCGCAAGTATCTGGGATATTGGGAGACGCGGAACCTGCGCATGGTGTCCAACATCCGAGATGTGCTTGGTCAATATCCGGGCACCCGCCTGCTGGCGATCGTGGGGGCATCGCACAAAGGCTATTATGAAGCCTATCTCAATCAGATGCATGACGTGAATTTGGTCGATGCCATAGCTGTGCTCAAATGA
- a CDS encoding IS110 family transposase, translating to MLDEPTLFVGVDWASTEHQVCILGPSGPIQKSFAHDGLGLGAMVDWLLEHAPNPTDIAVAIEMPHGPVVEALMDRGILAFSVNPKQLDRFRDRFSPAGAKDDRRDALVLASSLKTDRHCFRHLESMDPTIVELREWSRINDELKEERVKLTNRIRQQLWRYYPQALDLTEDVGMEWFLDLFLLAPTPIHAQALKQKKIARILSAHRIRRISAFEVLEILKRPALTVAPGTTEAASAHITAISERVKLVNHQLKEATRRLDILVAKLAEQEAEPGQLNEQPDAAILRSLPGVGRIVVATLLAEAHYAIRARDYHALRTLTGIAPVTKRSGKSCRVEMRKACSRRLRTAIYHWARVATQHDLPSRAKYSALRSRGHSHGRALRGVADRLLAVACAMLETKTTYDPAKRNSIGSPQLAAC from the coding sequence ATGTTAGACGAGCCGACTTTATTTGTCGGTGTAGATTGGGCAAGCACAGAACATCAAGTTTGTATTTTGGGACCTTCAGGTCCGATACAAAAATCCTTCGCTCATGACGGATTGGGTCTTGGGGCTATGGTTGACTGGTTGCTTGAGCATGCCCCAAACCCAACCGATATTGCGGTAGCCATAGAGATGCCGCATGGCCCAGTGGTGGAAGCCCTAATGGACCGTGGGATACTCGCTTTTTCGGTCAATCCAAAGCAGCTCGACCGTTTTAGGGATCGCTTTTCTCCGGCTGGTGCTAAGGATGATCGAAGAGACGCCCTGGTTCTGGCATCATCTTTAAAGACCGATCGCCATTGCTTTCGTCATCTGGAGAGCATGGACCCAACCATCGTTGAGCTTCGTGAATGGTCCCGGATAAATGATGAGTTGAAGGAAGAACGCGTCAAACTTACGAACCGTATCCGTCAACAGCTCTGGCGTTATTACCCTCAAGCACTTGATCTGACTGAAGATGTAGGGATGGAATGGTTCCTGGATCTGTTTCTTCTGGCGCCAACGCCGATACATGCGCAAGCCCTTAAACAGAAGAAGATTGCCAGGATCTTGAGCGCACATCGCATTCGAAGGATCTCCGCGTTCGAGGTTCTGGAAATCCTAAAACGGCCAGCCTTGACTGTCGCACCGGGTACGACAGAAGCAGCCAGCGCTCACATCACCGCGATCTCTGAGCGCGTTAAGCTGGTCAATCATCAGCTCAAGGAAGCCACCCGTCGGCTAGATATCCTGGTCGCAAAGCTCGCCGAACAGGAAGCCGAGCCGGGGCAGCTAAACGAGCAGCCTGACGCGGCGATCCTACGCTCTTTGCCGGGAGTGGGAAGGATCGTCGTCGCCACGCTGCTCGCGGAGGCCCACTACGCCATCCGAGCGAGAGATTATCACGCTTTGCGTACCTTAACCGGCATAGCCCCGGTTACCAAGAGGAGCGGAAAATCCTGTCGTGTAGAAATGCGGAAAGCTTGCTCCCGCCGATTGAGAACCGCGATCTATCACTGGGCGAGAGTGGCAACACAACATGACCTGCCAAGCAGAGCAAAATATAGCGCCTTGCGAAGTCGCGGCCACAGTCACGGAAGGGCGTTAAGAGGTGTCGCCGACCGACTACTGGCGGTCGCTTGCGCAATGCTGGAGACAAAAACTACCTACGATCCAGCTAAGCGAAATTCTATCGGAAGCCCTCAACTTGCAGCTTGCTAA
- a CDS encoding EAL domain-containing protein, whose protein sequence is MAVTLTGTFVLHHFDWFEALYEFSRRYEAQSFDDMLVIVLFIAVGATYFSIRRSLDMRREYELRLKVEGRMETLALTDALTGLANRRHLYSVLKSRLEENSAEASPFAVCIFDLDRFKPINDVHGHLVGDQLLQQIAQRAQGQLRSGDMLARLGGDEFALIVNTRDVDEDISGLAERLITSLSEPFHIDQLVCHIGASMGIAFAQGCASQTPDALLQRADLALYRAKTEGRGTFRFYQDAMDAKAHERTLIELELRSAVEKGEIRPYFQPLICLRDGRIEGYEILARWDHPSFGLVTPDRFITVAEEAGLIGDISLSLLKQACEQARSWPKGTYLSLNISPVQFRDCQLSTKICDILDRTGFSAACLEIEITENALVHDVDVARRTLISLKARGMTLALDDFGTGYSSLQHLRSLPFDKLKIDQSFVTSMSESAESRKLVKAIIAMSHSLGLKTTAEGIETHAQALRLTQMGCETGQGYLFGKPSPQACQILLDGAIGAA, encoded by the coding sequence ATGGCTGTAACTCTGACGGGCACCTTCGTTCTGCATCACTTCGACTGGTTTGAAGCTCTATACGAGTTCAGCCGTAGGTATGAGGCCCAAAGCTTCGATGACATGCTGGTCATCGTCCTGTTCATTGCGGTGGGCGCCACCTACTTTTCCATCCGGCGTTCCTTGGATATGCGCCGGGAATATGAGCTGCGCCTGAAAGTAGAAGGGCGAATGGAAACGCTTGCCCTGACCGACGCCCTGACCGGTCTGGCCAATCGTCGACATCTGTACAGCGTCCTTAAAAGCCGACTGGAAGAAAACTCAGCCGAGGCTTCGCCTTTTGCCGTGTGTATCTTTGATCTCGACCGCTTCAAGCCCATCAATGACGTTCACGGCCATCTTGTCGGCGACCAGCTCTTGCAGCAGATCGCGCAGCGTGCTCAGGGGCAACTTCGCTCGGGCGACATGTTGGCCCGCCTGGGCGGTGACGAATTCGCCCTGATCGTCAATACCCGAGATGTCGACGAGGATATATCCGGACTGGCCGAACGGCTTATCACAAGCCTGTCTGAGCCCTTCCATATCGACCAGCTTGTTTGCCATATCGGGGCGAGCATGGGAATCGCCTTTGCTCAGGGCTGTGCTTCGCAGACACCTGACGCTCTGTTGCAAAGGGCAGACCTGGCGCTTTATCGCGCCAAGACGGAAGGCCGCGGCACGTTCCGCTTTTACCAGGACGCCATGGACGCCAAGGCGCATGAGCGCACCCTTATTGAACTGGAACTGCGCAGTGCGGTCGAAAAGGGCGAAATCCGGCCCTATTTTCAGCCCCTGATATGCCTGCGTGATGGCCGGATTGAAGGCTATGAAATCCTGGCGCGCTGGGATCATCCTTCCTTCGGGCTTGTCACACCGGATCGCTTTATCACCGTAGCCGAGGAGGCGGGGCTGATTGGCGATATTTCGCTGTCGCTCCTGAAGCAGGCGTGCGAGCAGGCGCGTAGCTGGCCAAAGGGGACCTATCTCTCGCTTAATATTTCTCCGGTCCAGTTTCGGGATTGTCAACTCAGCACAAAAATTTGCGATATCCTGGACAGGACGGGGTTTTCCGCCGCCTGCCTGGAAATCGAAATCACCGAAAATGCGCTGGTGCATGATGTCGACGTGGCGCGCCGAACCCTCATCTCGCTGAAAGCCAGAGGGATGACGCTGGCCCTCGACGATTTCGGCACGGGCTATTCCAGCCTGCAACACCTTCGGTCCCTGCCTTTCGACAAGCTCAAGATCGACCAGTCGTTCGTCACGAGTATGAGCGAGAGCGCGGAAAGCCGGAAGCTGGTCAAGGCCATCATCGCCATGAGCCATAGCCTTGGCCTGAAAACAACGGCGGAAGGCATCGAAACCCATGCGCAAGCTCTGCGACTGACGCAGATGGGCTGCGAAACCGGACAGGGTTACCTGTTTGGCAAGCCGTCTCCGCAGGCGTGTCAGATCCTGTTGGACGGTGCCATCGGGGCGGCGTGA
- a CDS encoding response regulator, which translates to MTKTVLIVEDSRVQAQAIGAMFQQLGFRTDSVASHAEALEKLRGDSFDLLLLDVFLAEDNSLDHLHEYKALQPGLAIAVMTAGDFTESDSVAEAINRARRSHVDYILAKPFKLIDVEHISKELESRQVDAMISIEANTVFLR; encoded by the coding sequence ATGACGAAGACAGTTTTAATCGTAGAAGACAGCCGCGTACAAGCCCAGGCGATCGGGGCTATGTTTCAGCAACTCGGCTTTCGTACAGACAGCGTGGCGTCTCATGCGGAGGCGCTGGAAAAGTTGAGGGGGGATTCTTTCGACCTGCTTTTGCTGGACGTTTTTCTGGCAGAGGATAATTCTCTGGACCATCTTCACGAATATAAAGCGCTCCAGCCGGGTCTGGCGATCGCTGTGATGACCGCAGGTGATTTTACGGAAAGTGACAGTGTCGCTGAGGCGATCAACCGCGCGCGCAGGTCACATGTCGACTACATTCTCGCCAAACCCTTCAAGCTCATTGATGTCGAACACATCAGCAAGGAACTAGAAAGCCGGCAGGTCGACGCCATGATCAGTATTGAAGCTAATACGGTCTTTCTTCGATAG
- the rpsD gene encoding 30S ribosomal protein S4 gives MSKRHSAKYKLDRVMGENLWGRPKSPVNKRSYGPGQHGQRRKNKISDFGTQLRAKQKLKGYYGNITEKQFLRTYEEADRRKGNTSENLIALLETRLDAFVYRTKFVPTVWAARQFVNHGHVLVNGKRVNIASYRVKPDDVVEVRERSRNMALVLEALQSPERDVPDYIELDAKAMRARLVRLPESAEVPYPVKMEPNLVIEYYSS, from the coding sequence ATGTCGAAGCGCCACAGCGCCAAGTACAAACTCGACCGCGTCATGGGTGAAAACCTGTGGGGCCGTCCGAAGTCCCCCGTCAACAAGCGCTCGTATGGCCCCGGCCAGCACGGTCAGCGCCGCAAGAACAAGATCTCTGACTTCGGTACGCAACTGCGCGCCAAGCAGAAGCTGAAGGGTTACTACGGTAACATCACCGAGAAGCAATTCCTGCGCACCTACGAAGAAGCCGATCGCCGCAAGGGTAACACCTCGGAAAACCTGATCGCTCTGCTGGAAACCCGTCTGGACGCCTTCGTGTACCGCACGAAGTTCGTGCCGACCGTCTGGGCCGCCCGTCAGTTCGTCAACCACGGTCACGTTCTGGTCAACGGCAAGCGCGTCAACATCGCGTCCTACCGCGTGAAGCCGGACGATGTGGTTGAAGTGCGCGAGCGTTCGCGCAACATGGCTCTGGTTCTCGAAGCCCTGCAATCGCCTGAGCGCGACGTGCCGGACTATATCGAACTCGACGCCAAGGCCATGCGCGCCCGTCTGGTTCGTCTGCCGGAATCGGCCGAAGTGCCGTACCCCGTCAAGATGGAACCGAACCTGGTCATCGAATACTATTCGTCCTAA
- a CDS encoding SGNH hydrolase domain-containing protein: MFHFGNGFPNRFSGEARTIASGAIEVSPYWHQCDAVMPETFGNFCVFGDNRSREVAVIGDSHSMEIFWKMSDGLGKRPYALQAFAWHGRPPFTDPTARGDSMGCGYFRDKSKTYILDNARIGTVVFLANLPSYFDCTVKKHCLGSYENGPSYVRAQGTPDSTNLMNKDIDAYIAAGKKVIIMYPIPEMKWNVPWYMTSRLRFSQSLDETAVPFGLHKARAQKAIAFIDQEGRKPYVTTVNPVDPLCSRGAKSHCVGQINGVPLYYDQGHLNGTGANMVAGQIFSILDSQARDGL, from the coding sequence ATGTTCCATTTCGGCAATGGTTTCCCCAACCGCTTTTCGGGCGAAGCCCGTACCATCGCTTCCGGTGCCATTGAGGTCAGTCCCTACTGGCATCAGTGTGACGCGGTCATGCCAGAGACGTTCGGTAATTTCTGCGTGTTTGGCGACAACCGTTCGCGCGAGGTCGCCGTCATAGGTGATAGCCACAGCATGGAAATTTTCTGGAAGATGTCGGATGGCCTGGGCAAGCGGCCCTATGCCTTGCAGGCTTTTGCCTGGCACGGCCGCCCTCCCTTCACTGACCCGACGGCGCGGGGTGATTCCATGGGCTGCGGCTATTTCCGGGATAAATCCAAAACCTATATACTGGATAATGCCCGGATCGGCACCGTGGTTTTCCTCGCCAATCTGCCATCCTATTTCGATTGCACGGTTAAAAAACATTGCTTGGGGTCTTACGAAAATGGCCCATCTTATGTGCGAGCTCAAGGCACCCCAGACAGCACTAATCTGATGAACAAGGATATCGATGCCTATATTGCGGCCGGCAAGAAGGTCATCATCATGTATCCCATTCCGGAAATGAAGTGGAATGTGCCCTGGTACATGACGTCACGCCTGCGCTTTTCGCAAAGTCTGGATGAGACTGCCGTGCCTTTTGGCCTGCATAAGGCCCGCGCACAAAAGGCTATTGCTTTCATTGACCAGGAAGGCAGAAAACCTTACGTCACGACGGTGAACCCGGTTGATCCGCTCTGCTCACGGGGCGCCAAGTCCCACTGCGTGGGGCAGATCAATGGTGTTCCCCTCTATTACGATCAGGGCCATCTCAATGGAACGGGCGCCAATATGGTGGCCGGACAAATATTCAGCATTCTCGACAGCCAGGCCCGTGACGGTCTTTAA
- the grxD gene encoding Grx4 family monothiol glutaredoxin: MSAETDTQTFIDTTIKGHDIVLFMKGTPEAPKCGFSSLVVQVLDHLGAEYVGVDVLQDNDLREGIKTYSDWPTIPQLYVKGEFIGGADIVREMFQSGELKTALTEQGVIEA; this comes from the coding sequence GTGAGCGCGGAAACCGACACCCAGACCTTTATCGACACCACCATCAAGGGGCACGACATCGTGCTGTTCATGAAAGGCACGCCTGAAGCTCCCAAATGCGGCTTCTCCAGCTTGGTGGTGCAGGTGCTCGATCACCTCGGTGCTGAGTATGTCGGCGTCGACGTGCTGCAGGACAACGACCTGCGCGAGGGCATCAAGACCTATTCCGACTGGCCGACAATTCCACAGCTTTACGTCAAGGGCGAATTCATTGGCGGCGCTGATATCGTCCGCGAAATGTTCCAGTCCGGCGAACTGAAGACGGCCCTGACGGAACAGGGCGTGATCGAGGCTTAA